A single region of the Variovorax terrae genome encodes:
- a CDS encoding sensor domain-containing diguanylate cyclase — protein MISDGMGCRRFVAFLLAACLCLLAQAASEPAPAWPGVQVPATYWVDDSGQLSLDEVLPRFQHGDARPVDPDKTLPTGEGHAVWYQLQLPDVSSPRAAILTVPHPGMDGVDLYRPDSAGGWQVERAGDMVPVARWPVRYLHPAFKFVLQPDETRPTYLRVQHSHPIGVRWLLWDAHSFDESSKLWHMLLGGYVGFIVLVVVLSCTNAVSWRDPIHLYYAAYVVVLGLGQLSLTGLAGEYFWPHNAWWNDIASVVLPMMAAVLASLLLRELVAERGSRLLTRLLLSAGIAGALISLGFLVVGRDPFFLLSNIFYLLTFVLTLGTLGWFAWRRPRVGLWVLAGFLMLIVGSMFSILRNLSVLPMTFATQFGAQIGAALEIPLLLTGLYFRSRERRDNQVRLGALSRVDPLTGVATHRVLVERLEHLLQRHHRDPTIGAVLRVRVSNGPAIRQEHGLEGAQAALVKAGACVARCASEGDTVARHRDGDFVLILEGRVTRDQASEVGQSIIARGLAYSRRLPPGVTLALHVAYACAPLPGDNAEELLDRLDETLDEIAQHPARALRFAGEAAQVVMLHRA, from the coding sequence ATGATCAGTGACGGGATGGGATGTCGGCGGTTCGTGGCCTTCCTGCTGGCGGCCTGCCTGTGCCTGCTGGCCCAGGCTGCCTCCGAGCCGGCCCCGGCCTGGCCCGGTGTGCAGGTGCCGGCCACCTACTGGGTGGACGATTCGGGCCAGCTCAGCCTGGACGAGGTGCTGCCCCGCTTTCAGCACGGCGACGCCCGGCCGGTCGACCCGGACAAGACCCTGCCCACCGGCGAAGGGCATGCCGTCTGGTACCAGCTGCAGCTGCCCGACGTGTCCAGCCCCCGGGCTGCGATCCTGACCGTGCCGCATCCGGGCATGGACGGGGTGGATCTGTACCGCCCCGACAGTGCGGGAGGCTGGCAGGTGGAGCGCGCCGGCGACATGGTGCCGGTGGCGCGCTGGCCGGTGCGCTACCTGCACCCCGCGTTCAAGTTCGTGCTGCAGCCGGACGAAACCCGCCCCACCTACCTGCGCGTGCAGCACAGCCATCCGATCGGCGTGCGCTGGCTGCTGTGGGATGCGCACAGCTTCGACGAATCGAGCAAGCTGTGGCACATGCTGCTGGGTGGCTACGTGGGGTTCATCGTGCTGGTGGTGGTGCTCAGCTGCACCAACGCGGTGTCCTGGCGCGATCCGATTCATCTGTACTACGCGGCCTATGTGGTGGTGCTCGGCCTGGGGCAGCTCTCGCTCACGGGGCTGGCCGGCGAGTATTTCTGGCCGCACAACGCCTGGTGGAACGACATCGCCTCGGTGGTGCTGCCGATGATGGCGGCGGTGCTGGCCAGCCTGCTGCTGCGCGAGCTGGTGGCCGAGCGCGGCTCGCGCCTGCTGACGCGCCTGCTGCTGTCGGCCGGCATCGCCGGCGCCCTGATCTCGCTGGGCTTTCTGGTGGTCGGGCGCGACCCGTTCTTCCTCCTCTCCAATATCTTCTACCTGCTCACCTTCGTGCTCACGCTCGGCACGCTGGGCTGGTTCGCCTGGCGCCGTCCGCGCGTCGGGCTGTGGGTGCTGGCGGGCTTCCTGATGCTGATCGTGGGCTCGATGTTCTCGATCCTGCGCAATCTGAGCGTGCTGCCCATGACGTTCGCAACCCAGTTCGGAGCGCAGATCGGCGCCGCGCTGGAGATCCCGCTGCTGCTCACCGGGCTGTACTTCCGCAGCCGCGAGCGCCGCGACAACCAGGTGCGCCTGGGCGCGCTGTCGCGGGTCGACCCGCTGACCGGGGTGGCCACCCACCGCGTGCTGGTGGAGCGGCTGGAGCACCTGCTGCAGCGGCATCACCGCGACCCGACCATCGGGGCCGTGCTGCGCGTGCGCGTGAGCAACGGCCCGGCGATCCGGCAGGAGCATGGCCTGGAAGGCGCCCAGGCCGCGCTGGTCAAGGCCGGTGCCTGCGTGGCCCGCTGCGCGTCCGAGGGCGACACCGTGGCGCGCCACCGCGATGGCGACTTCGTGCTGATCCTGGAGGGGCGCGTCACGCGTGACCAGGCCTCCGAGGTCGGGCAGAGCATCATTGCCCGGGGCCTGGCCTACAGCCGGCGCCTGCCGCCGGGCGTGACGCTGGCCCTGCACGTGGCCTATGCCTGCGCGCCGCTGCCCGGCGACAACGCCGAGGAGCTGCTCGACAGGCTGGATGAGACGCTGGACGAAATCGCGCAGCATCCCGCCCGGGCGCTGCGCTTCGCCGGCGAGGCGGCGCAGGTCGTGATGCTGCACCGGGCCTGA
- the metG gene encoding methionine--tRNA ligase produces the protein MPAPRQLFVTTALPYANGKFHIGHIMEYIQADIWVRFQRMQGHTVHFVGADDAHGAPIMIAAEKAGKTPQQFVAEIAAGRKEYLDGFHIRFDNWHSTDSPENTELAQQIYRDLKANGLISSKTIEQFFDPEKNMFLPDRFIKGECPNCHAKDQYGDNCEVCSKVYSPTDLINPYSALSGATPVLKSSEHFFFKLSDPRCLEFLNRWTTSGAVQPEVLNKISEWLRPDEHGKTAMGDWDISRDAPYFGIEIPDAPGKYFYVWLDAPVGYLASLKNYLGKIGVDYDAFIADPAVEQVHFIGKDIITFHTLFWPAMLHFSGRKVPNKVFVHGFLTVNNGEKMSKSRGTGLDPLKYLSLGMNPEWLRYYLAAKLNGRNEDIDFNPEDFMARVNSDLIGKYVNIASRAVKFVPEGKLLATPANAKAVELVAQVRALYEAREYGKALREIMAFADEVNLRFDGAAPWKLVKEGKTAEAAEVCSECLEAFKVMTACLKPVLPALAAEAEKFLNCAALDWANAATPLGAGHAVSKYEHLMQRVDPKLLDALFEPPAAPEPEKLTPGGEDIAPTITIDDFAKIDLRIAKIVACEAVEGSTKLLRLTLDVGEGKTRNVFSGIASAYQPQDLVGKLTVMVANLAPRKMKFGLSEGMVLAASHADEQARPGIHVLNPWPGAEPGMRVR, from the coding sequence ATGCCCGCACCCCGCCAGCTTTTCGTCACCACCGCCCTGCCCTACGCCAACGGCAAGTTCCACATCGGCCACATCATGGAGTACATCCAGGCCGACATCTGGGTGCGGTTCCAGCGCATGCAGGGCCACACGGTGCATTTCGTGGGTGCCGACGACGCGCATGGCGCGCCGATCATGATCGCGGCCGAGAAGGCCGGCAAGACGCCGCAGCAGTTCGTGGCCGAGATCGCGGCCGGCCGCAAGGAGTACCTGGACGGCTTCCACATCCGCTTCGACAACTGGCACTCCACCGACAGCCCCGAGAACACCGAGCTGGCGCAGCAGATCTACCGCGACCTCAAGGCCAACGGCCTGATCTCGAGCAAGACCATCGAGCAGTTCTTCGACCCCGAGAAGAACATGTTCCTGCCCGACCGCTTCATCAAGGGCGAGTGCCCCAACTGCCACGCCAAGGACCAGTACGGCGACAACTGCGAGGTCTGCAGCAAGGTCTACAGCCCGACCGACCTGATCAACCCCTACTCGGCGCTGTCGGGCGCGACGCCGGTGCTCAAAAGCTCCGAGCATTTCTTCTTCAAGCTGTCGGACCCGCGCTGCCTCGAATTCCTGAACCGCTGGACCACCAGCGGCGCGGTGCAGCCCGAGGTGCTCAACAAGATCAGCGAATGGCTCCGGCCCGACGAGCATGGCAAGACCGCGATGGGCGACTGGGACATCAGCCGCGACGCGCCCTACTTCGGCATCGAGATCCCCGACGCGCCGGGCAAGTATTTCTACGTGTGGCTGGATGCGCCGGTGGGCTACCTGGCCTCGCTCAAGAACTACCTGGGCAAGATCGGCGTGGACTACGACGCCTTCATTGCCGACCCGGCCGTGGAGCAGGTCCACTTCATCGGCAAGGACATCATCACCTTCCACACGCTGTTCTGGCCCGCGATGCTGCACTTCAGCGGCCGCAAGGTGCCGAACAAGGTGTTCGTGCACGGCTTCCTGACCGTGAACAACGGCGAGAAGATGAGCAAGAGCCGCGGCACCGGCCTGGACCCGCTCAAGTACCTGAGCCTGGGCATGAACCCGGAATGGCTGCGCTACTACCTGGCGGCCAAGCTCAACGGCCGCAACGAAGACATCGACTTCAACCCCGAGGACTTCATGGCCCGGGTCAACAGCGACCTGATCGGCAAGTACGTCAACATCGCGAGCCGCGCGGTGAAATTCGTGCCGGAGGGCAAGCTGCTCGCCACGCCCGCGAACGCCAAGGCCGTGGAACTGGTTGCCCAGGTGCGCGCGCTGTACGAAGCCCGCGAATACGGCAAGGCGCTGCGCGAGATCATGGCCTTTGCCGACGAGGTGAACCTGCGCTTCGACGGCGCCGCCCCGTGGAAGCTGGTCAAGGAAGGCAAGACCGCCGAAGCCGCTGAAGTCTGCTCCGAATGCCTGGAAGCCTTCAAGGTCATGACGGCTTGCCTCAAGCCCGTGCTGCCCGCGCTGGCCGCCGAGGCCGAGAAGTTCCTGAACTGCGCCGCGCTCGACTGGGCCAACGCCGCCACGCCGCTGGGGGCCGGCCACGCTGTCAGTAAATACGAGCACCTGATGCAGCGCGTGGACCCGAAGCTGCTCGACGCGCTGTTCGAGCCGCCGGCCGCGCCGGAGCCCGAGAAGCTCACACCCGGCGGCGAGGACATCGCCCCCACCATCACCATCGATGATTTCGCCAAGATCGACCTGCGCATCGCGAAGATCGTGGCCTGCGAGGCGGTGGAAGGCTCGACCAAGCTGCTGCGCCTGACGCTCGACGTGGGCGAAGGCAAGACCCGCAACGTGTTCAGCGGCATCGCCAGCGCCTACCAGCCGCAAGACCTGGTCGGCAAGCTCACGGTGATGGTGGCCAACCTGGCGCCGCGCAAGATGAAGTTCGGCCTCAGCGAAGGCATGGTGCTGGCCGCCAGCCACGCCGACGAGCAGGCCCGGCCGGGTATCCACGTGCTGAACCCCTGGCCCGGCGCCGAGCCGGGCATGCGGGTGCGCTGA
- the apbC gene encoding iron-sulfur cluster carrier protein ApbC, giving the protein MPTQEQLLQALQAVTDPNTGKDFVSTKALRNLAVSGGDVSFEVELGYPAKSQIPALRRALIAAAKGVPGVDNVSVNIGTQVIAHSVQRGVQLMPNVKNIIAVASGKGGVGKSTTAVNLALALAAEGASVGLLDADIYGPSQPMMMGIDARPESEDGQTMEPLENYGVQVMSIGFLVAQDEAMIWRGPMATQALEQLLRQTNWKDLDYLIVDMPPGTGDIQLTLSQRVPMTGAVIVTTPQDIALLDAKKGIKMFEKVGVPILGIVENMAVHVCSNCGHVEHIFGADGGRKMAAEYGMDYLGALPLDLQIRLQADSGKPTVVADPDGEVAGIYKAVARQVAVGIAAKAKDFSAKFPTITISKNT; this is encoded by the coding sequence ATGCCCACTCAGGAACAGTTGTTGCAGGCCCTTCAGGCCGTCACGGACCCGAACACGGGCAAGGATTTCGTCAGCACCAAGGCCCTCAGGAACCTCGCGGTCAGCGGGGGCGACGTGTCGTTCGAGGTGGAACTGGGCTACCCGGCCAAGAGCCAGATCCCGGCCCTGCGCCGGGCCCTGATCGCCGCGGCCAAGGGCGTGCCGGGCGTGGACAACGTCTCGGTGAACATCGGCACCCAGGTCATTGCCCACTCGGTGCAGCGCGGCGTCCAGCTGATGCCCAATGTGAAGAACATCATCGCCGTGGCCTCGGGCAAGGGCGGCGTGGGCAAGAGCACCACCGCGGTCAACCTGGCGCTGGCGCTGGCCGCCGAGGGCGCCAGCGTGGGCCTGCTCGATGCCGACATCTACGGCCCGAGCCAGCCCATGATGATGGGCATCGACGCCCGCCCCGAGAGCGAGGACGGCCAGACCATGGAGCCGCTGGAAAACTACGGCGTGCAGGTGATGTCGATCGGCTTCCTGGTGGCCCAGGACGAGGCCATGATCTGGCGCGGCCCGATGGCCACCCAGGCGCTGGAGCAGCTGCTGCGCCAGACCAACTGGAAGGACCTCGACTACCTGATCGTCGACATGCCGCCGGGCACCGGAGACATCCAGCTCACGCTCTCCCAGCGCGTGCCCATGACCGGCGCGGTGATCGTCACCACGCCGCAGGACATCGCGCTGCTCGATGCCAAGAAGGGCATCAAGATGTTCGAGAAGGTGGGCGTGCCCATTCTCGGCATCGTCGAGAACATGGCGGTGCACGTGTGCAGCAACTGCGGCCACGTGGAGCACATCTTCGGCGCCGACGGCGGCAGGAAGATGGCCGCCGAGTACGGCATGGACTACCTCGGCGCGCTGCCGCTGGACCTGCAGATCCGCCTGCAGGCCGACAGCGGCAAGCCCACGGTGGTGGCCGATCCCGACGGCGAGGTGGCCGGCATCTACAAGGCCGTGGCGCGCCAGGTGGCGGTCGGCATCGCGGCCAAGGCCAAGGATTTTTCCGCAAAGTTCCCGACCATCACCATCAGCAAGAACACCTGA
- a CDS encoding LysR substrate-binding domain-containing protein, with protein MNQLAPLRYLVALSEHRHFARAAQACHITQPALSNALRALEKEFGVAIVRRGRTYAGLTPEGEQVLAAAQRMLHEHESLQQALRGSAQQPVGRLRLGVVPTALPVAARFAAQLRALHPGIVPVVSSLSSQEIEAGLDSLALDLGLGFTERVHPRAGRAAPFAVLPQYTEQYFLLRRAAPAHARFRLGPPLPWREAAALPLCLLTPDMHNRSIVDAAFARAGVAVAPAMETNSVLTLALSVQAGELCSVLPGALVAAVRGHGGLQAQPLVRPEVGTPVGFMLPAQARPARVLQAALAFAQEPRWLHDAAQHSGALQPAG; from the coding sequence ATGAACCAGCTTGCTCCGCTGCGCTACCTCGTGGCCCTGAGCGAGCACCGCCACTTCGCGCGGGCCGCCCAGGCCTGCCACATCACGCAGCCGGCGCTGTCCAACGCGCTGCGCGCGCTCGAGAAGGAGTTCGGCGTCGCCATCGTCAGGCGCGGGCGCACCTACGCCGGGCTCACGCCCGAGGGCGAGCAGGTGCTGGCCGCGGCCCAGCGCATGCTGCACGAGCACGAGTCGCTGCAGCAGGCGCTGCGCGGCAGCGCGCAGCAGCCCGTGGGGCGCCTGCGGCTCGGCGTGGTACCAACCGCGCTGCCGGTGGCCGCGCGCTTTGCTGCCCAATTGCGCGCGCTGCACCCGGGCATCGTGCCGGTGGTCAGCTCGCTGAGTTCGCAGGAGATCGAGGCCGGGCTCGACAGCCTCGCGCTGGACCTGGGCCTGGGCTTCACCGAGCGGGTGCACCCGCGCGCCGGCCGCGCCGCGCCCTTCGCGGTGCTGCCCCAGTACACCGAGCAGTATTTCCTGCTGCGCCGCGCCGCGCCGGCGCACGCGCGCTTTCGCCTGGGGCCGCCGCTGCCGTGGCGCGAGGCCGCGGCGTTGCCGCTGTGCCTGCTGACGCCCGACATGCACAACCGCAGCATCGTCGACGCGGCCTTCGCGCGCGCCGGCGTGGCGGTGGCGCCGGCCATGGAGACCAACTCGGTGCTCACGCTGGCGCTGAGCGTGCAGGCCGGCGAGCTGTGCAGTGTGCTGCCCGGGGCGCTGGTGGCCGCGGTGCGCGGCCACGGCGGGCTGCAGGCGCAGCCGCTGGTGCGGCCCGAGGTCGGCACGCCGGTCGGCTTCATGCTGCCGGCGCAGGCCCGGCCGGCGCGCGTGCTGCAGGCGGCGCTGGCGTTCGCGCAGGAGCCGCGCTGGCTCCATGATGCGGCGCAGCACAGCGGCGCCCTGCAGCCGGCCGGCTGA
- a CDS encoding NADH-ubiquinone oxidoreductase-F iron-sulfur binding region domain-containing protein, with protein MNDIAQAPVVGRATPDELRARIRRKSQLKGRQPEDRAREEVRTLVSAEALARRDLLIENLHALNDHYRGLHERHLVALAAEMNLPMAEVYEVASFYHHFEILRGDARAPGLTVRVCDSLACELAGAQDLLQRLPALLGGRDVRVLAAPCLGRCEQAPAAAVQQRAVPFATVEKLLETLDSEGKVPDVQVQRSFAAINFVASELAQRSVPPAPDPVQALPGCTDYATYRAHGGYALAAAVVNGEEDAETVLRAMEDSGLRGLGGAGFPAGRKWRIVREQPAPRLMAVNIDEGEPGTFKDRTYLERDPHRFLEGLLIAAQVVGTEACYVYLRDEYHDCRRLLERELQRLQADPPCALPRIELRRGAGAYICGEESAMIESIEGKRGEPRMRPPYIAQVGLFGRPTLEHNFETLYWVRDIVEKGPQWFAGFGRHGRQGLRSFSVSGRVKRPGVKLAPAGITARELIDEYCGGMLDGHQLYAYLPGGASGGILPARLADVPLDFDTLQPHGCFIGSAAVMVLSQHDRARDAALNVMRFFAHESCGQCTPCRVGTAKAAALMQAPRWDRATLDDLAQVMGDASICGLGQAAPNPIRSVLQYFPQEVA; from the coding sequence ATGAACGACATTGCACAAGCCCCGGTGGTGGGGCGGGCCACGCCGGACGAGTTGCGCGCCCGCATCCGCCGCAAGAGCCAGCTCAAGGGCCGCCAGCCCGAGGACCGCGCGCGAGAAGAGGTGCGCACCCTGGTGAGCGCCGAGGCGCTGGCCCGGCGCGACCTGCTGATCGAGAACCTGCACGCCCTCAACGACCACTACCGCGGCCTGCACGAGCGCCACCTGGTGGCGCTGGCGGCCGAGATGAACCTGCCGATGGCCGAGGTCTACGAGGTGGCGAGCTTCTACCACCACTTCGAGATCCTGCGCGGTGACGCGCGGGCGCCGGGCCTGACCGTGCGGGTCTGCGACAGCCTGGCCTGCGAGCTGGCCGGCGCGCAGGACCTGCTGCAGCGCCTGCCCGCGCTGCTGGGCGGGCGCGACGTGCGCGTGCTGGCGGCCCCCTGCCTGGGGCGCTGCGAGCAGGCGCCGGCCGCGGCGGTGCAGCAGCGCGCGGTGCCGTTCGCCACGGTCGAAAAACTGCTTGAAACCCTGGATTCAGAGGGAAAAGTGCCTGATGTCCAGGTGCAGCGGTCGTTTGCAGCTATCAATTTTGTAGCGTCCGAGTTGGCGCAGCGCAGCGTCCCGCCCGCGCCGGACCCGGTGCAGGCGCTGCCCGGCTGCACGGACTACGCCACTTACCGCGCCCACGGCGGCTACGCGCTGGCGGCGGCCGTGGTGAACGGCGAGGAAGACGCCGAGACGGTGCTCCGGGCCATGGAGGATTCGGGCCTGCGCGGCCTGGGCGGCGCGGGCTTTCCCGCCGGGCGCAAGTGGCGCATCGTGCGCGAGCAGCCGGCGCCGCGCCTGATGGCCGTGAACATCGACGAAGGCGAGCCCGGCACCTTCAAGGACCGGACCTACCTCGAGCGCGACCCGCACCGCTTCCTCGAAGGCCTGCTGATCGCGGCCCAGGTGGTGGGCACCGAGGCCTGCTACGTTTACCTGCGCGACGAATACCACGACTGCCGCCGCCTGCTCGAGCGCGAGCTGCAGCGGCTGCAGGCCGACCCGCCGTGCGCGCTGCCGCGCATCGAGTTGCGCCGCGGCGCCGGCGCCTACATCTGCGGCGAGGAGTCCGCGATGATCGAGAGCATCGAGGGCAAGCGCGGTGAGCCGCGCATGCGCCCGCCCTACATCGCGCAGGTCGGCTTGTTCGGGCGGCCCACGCTGGAGCACAACTTCGAAACCCTGTACTGGGTGCGCGACATCGTCGAGAAAGGCCCGCAGTGGTTCGCCGGCTTCGGCCGCCACGGGCGCCAGGGGCTGCGCTCGTTCAGCGTGAGCGGGCGCGTGAAGCGGCCCGGCGTCAAGCTGGCGCCGGCCGGTATCACGGCGCGGGAGCTGATCGACGAGTACTGCGGCGGCATGCTCGACGGCCACCAGCTCTACGCCTACCTGCCCGGCGGCGCCTCGGGCGGCATCCTGCCGGCGCGGCTGGCCGACGTGCCGCTGGACTTCGACACGCTGCAGCCCCATGGCTGCTTCATCGGCTCGGCCGCCGTCATGGTGCTAAGCCAGCACGACCGCGCGCGCGATGCCGCGCTCAACGTGATGCGCTTCTTCGCGCACGAAAGCTGCGGCCAGTGCACGCCCTGCCGCGTCGGCACGGCCAAGGCGGCGGCGCTGATGCAGGCGCCGCGCTGGGACCGGGCCACGCTCGACGATCTGGCGCAGGTGATGGGCGATGCCTCGATCTGCGGCCTGGGCCAGGCCGCGCCGAATCCGATCCGCAGCGTTCTCCAGTATTTTCCGCAGGAGGTCGCATGA
- the fdhF gene encoding formate dehydrogenase subunit alpha: MNAPASSAELAPQSVDFTLDGRTLQAFEGETILKAARRHGVDIPHLCYQDGYRPDGNCRACVVEIQGERTLAPSCCRTATAGMQVQARSERALRSQKLVVEMLLSDMPDEGYRWIDGDAAQPHGELSAWAARLGIAVRPELRALRREPPAADASHPAMAVNLDACIQCNRCVRACREEQVNGVIGYALRGEHSQIVFDLGDALGESSCVACGECVQACPTGALSPKTRIGSQVVDRQVDSVCPFCGVGCLLTYNVKDERIVSVDGRDGPANHGRLCVKGRFGFDYAHHPQRLTKPLIRRPGVPKDPGAAPRPGDWGAVFREASWDEALALASGELARLRDTHGKKALAGFGSAKGSNEEAYLFQKLVRTGFGSNNVDHCTRLCHASSVAALLEGVGSGAVSNQVNDVAHSDLIFVIGSNPTANHPVAATWMKNAAQRGAKIVLADPRVTDIGRHAWRTLQFKADTDVAMLNALIHAIIEEGLADEAFLRERASNYEALRENVRGYSPEAMAPICGIAAETLREVARAYATAQGAMILWGMGVSQHVHGTDNARCLIALATVAGQIGKPGSGLHPLRGQNNVQGASDAGLIPMMFPNYQRVDDAGAHQWFEQFWGMPLDRAPGYTVVEIMHKALAPDSDPHKVRGMYIMGENPAMSDPDLNHARHALASLEHLVVQDIFMTETAWLADVVLPATAWPEKTGTVSNTDRMVQLGRRAVAPPGEAKPDLWIIQQLAQRMGLRWNYEGEESGVASVYEEMRQAMHAAISGITWERLQRESSVTYPCLDADDPGQPTVFIDRFATADGRVKLVPADIIPAAERPDTDYPFVLITGRQLEHWHTGSMTRRASVLDAIEPMATASMNQQDLDTLGLEAGDVITVRSRRGEVAIHVRRDDGTPCGAVFIPFAYYEAAANLMTNPVLDPFGKIPEFKYCAVSVQRGGVPVRAAGYGAGAVA, translated from the coding sequence ATGAACGCCCCCGCCTCATCGGCCGAGCTGGCACCGCAGAGCGTCGATTTCACGCTCGACGGCCGGACGCTGCAGGCCTTCGAGGGAGAAACCATCCTGAAGGCGGCCCGGCGCCACGGCGTCGACATTCCGCACCTCTGCTACCAGGATGGCTACCGCCCCGACGGCAACTGCCGCGCCTGCGTGGTCGAGATCCAGGGCGAGCGCACGCTGGCGCCGAGCTGCTGCCGCACGGCCACCGCCGGCATGCAGGTGCAGGCCCGCAGCGAGCGCGCGCTCCGGAGCCAGAAGCTGGTGGTCGAGATGCTGCTGTCCGACATGCCCGACGAGGGCTACCGGTGGATCGACGGCGACGCCGCGCAGCCCCACGGCGAACTCAGCGCCTGGGCCGCGCGGCTCGGCATCGCGGTGCGCCCCGAACTGCGCGCGCTGCGCCGCGAGCCGCCTGCGGCCGATGCGTCGCACCCCGCGATGGCCGTCAACCTCGACGCCTGCATCCAGTGCAACCGCTGCGTGCGCGCCTGCCGCGAGGAGCAGGTCAACGGCGTGATTGGCTATGCGCTGCGCGGCGAGCACAGCCAGATCGTGTTCGACCTCGGCGACGCCCTGGGCGAGAGCAGCTGCGTGGCCTGCGGCGAATGCGTGCAGGCCTGCCCCACGGGCGCGCTCAGCCCCAAGACCCGGATCGGCTCCCAGGTGGTGGACCGGCAGGTCGATTCGGTCTGCCCGTTCTGCGGCGTGGGCTGCCTGCTGACCTACAACGTCAAGGACGAGCGCATCGTGAGCGTGGACGGCCGCGACGGCCCGGCCAACCACGGCCGGCTGTGCGTCAAGGGCCGCTTCGGCTTCGACTACGCGCACCATCCCCAGCGCCTCACGAAGCCGCTGATCCGCCGCCCCGGCGTGCCCAAGGACCCCGGCGCCGCGCCGCGCCCGGGCGACTGGGGCGCGGTGTTCCGCGAGGCGAGCTGGGACGAGGCGCTGGCCCTGGCCTCGGGCGAGCTCGCACGCCTGCGCGACACCCATGGCAAGAAGGCGCTGGCCGGCTTCGGCTCGGCCAAGGGCAGCAACGAGGAGGCCTATTTGTTCCAGAAGCTGGTGCGCACCGGCTTCGGCAGCAACAACGTGGACCACTGCACGCGGCTGTGCCACGCCTCCAGCGTGGCGGCGCTGCTCGAGGGCGTGGGCTCGGGCGCGGTCAGCAACCAGGTCAACGACGTGGCGCACTCCGACCTGATCTTCGTGATCGGCTCCAACCCCACGGCCAACCACCCGGTGGCGGCCACCTGGATGAAGAACGCGGCGCAGCGCGGCGCGAAGATCGTGCTGGCCGATCCGCGCGTGACCGACATCGGCCGGCACGCCTGGCGCACCCTGCAGTTCAAGGCCGACACCGACGTGGCCATGCTCAACGCGCTGATCCACGCCATCATCGAGGAAGGCCTGGCCGACGAGGCCTTCCTCCGCGAGCGCGCCAGCAACTACGAGGCGCTGCGCGAGAACGTCCGCGGCTACAGCCCCGAGGCCATGGCGCCGATCTGCGGCATTGCGGCCGAGACGCTGCGCGAGGTGGCGCGCGCCTACGCCACGGCCCAGGGCGCGATGATCCTCTGGGGCATGGGCGTGAGCCAGCATGTGCACGGCACCGACAACGCGCGCTGCCTGATCGCGCTGGCCACGGTGGCGGGCCAGATTGGCAAGCCCGGCTCGGGCCTGCACCCGCTGCGCGGCCAGAACAACGTGCAGGGCGCGAGCGACGCCGGGCTGATCCCGATGATGTTCCCGAACTACCAGCGCGTGGACGACGCCGGCGCGCACCAGTGGTTCGAGCAGTTCTGGGGCATGCCGCTGGATCGGGCGCCCGGCTACACCGTAGTCGAGATCATGCACAAGGCGCTGGCGCCCGACAGCGATCCGCACAAGGTGCGCGGCATGTACATCATGGGCGAGAACCCCGCCATGAGCGACCCCGACCTGAACCACGCTCGCCATGCGCTGGCCAGCCTGGAGCATCTGGTGGTGCAGGACATCTTCATGACCGAAACCGCCTGGCTGGCCGACGTGGTGCTGCCCGCCACGGCCTGGCCCGAGAAGACCGGCACCGTGAGCAACACCGACCGCATGGTGCAGCTCGGCCGGCGGGCCGTCGCGCCGCCCGGCGAGGCGAAGCCCGATCTGTGGATCATCCAGCAGCTCGCGCAGCGCATGGGGCTGCGCTGGAACTACGAAGGCGAGGAGTCGGGCGTGGCCTCGGTCTACGAGGAGATGCGCCAGGCCATGCACGCCGCGATCTCGGGCATCACCTGGGAGCGGCTGCAGCGCGAGTCCAGCGTCACCTACCCCTGCCTGGACGCGGACGATCCCGGCCAGCCCACGGTCTTCATCGACCGCTTCGCAACCGCCGACGGCCGCGTGAAACTGGTGCCGGCCGACATCATCCCGGCCGCCGAGCGGCCCGACACGGACTACCCCTTCGTGCTGATCACGGGGCGCCAGCTCGAGCACTGGCACACCGGCAGCATGACGCGGCGCGCCAGCGTGCTCGACGCCATCGAACCGATGGCCACGGCCTCCATGAACCAGCAGGATCTGGACACCCTGGGCCTGGAGGCCGGCGACGTGATCACCGTGCGCTCGCGCCGTGGTGAGGTCGCCATCCATGTGCGGCGCGACGACGGCACCCCGTGCGGCGCCGTGTTCATCCCGTTCGCCTACTACGAGGCGGCCGCCAACCTGATGACCAACCCGGTGCTCGACCCGTTCGGCAAGATCCCCGAGTTCAAGTATTGCGCGGTGTCGGTGCAGCGCGGCGGCGTGCCCGTGCGCGCGGCGGGCTACGGCGCGGGGGCGGTGGCCTGA